Proteins encoded by one window of Vibrio panuliri:
- the fadD gene encoding long-chain-fatty-acid--CoA ligase FadD, which produces MDKPWLSRYPSEVPEHINPDQYPSLVEMFEQSVQKYADQPAFMNMGSVMTFRKLEERSRAFAAYLQNDLKLQKGDRVALMMPNLLQYPVALFGVLRAGLIAVNVNPLYTPRELEHQLNDSGAKAIVIVSNFANTLEQIVDNTPVKHVVLTSLGQMLPRAKGTIVDFVVKYVKGMVPKYDLPGAISMRKALHKGRRLQYVKPFMSGDDIAFLQYTGGTTGVAKGAILTHRNMVANVMQAKGAYGPVLSAGQELVVTALPLYHVFALTVNCLLFIEMGGRNLLITNPRDIPGFIKELQKYPFTAVTGVNTLFNALVNNEDFHELDFSKMKLSVGGGMAVQRGVAEKWKKITGIHLLEGYGLTECSPLVTGNPYDLVDYTGAIGLPVPSTEVRIVDEEGMALPYTEVGELQVRGPQVMQGYWQRSEATKEVLTEDGWLSTGDIVKFDDEGLIHIVDRKKDMILVSGFNVYPNEIEDVVSLHGKVLEAAAIAQAHEVSGEIVKLYVVKRDPSLTKEEVIAHCRQHLTGYKVPKLVEFKEDLPKTNVGKILRRVLREENDVKLAKLAEANAE; this is translated from the coding sequence GTGGATAAACCTTGGTTATCTCGTTATCCAAGCGAAGTGCCTGAGCACATCAACCCAGACCAATATCCTTCATTGGTTGAGATGTTTGAGCAATCAGTACAAAAATACGCTGATCAGCCAGCATTTATGAATATGGGTTCGGTTATGACCTTCCGTAAGTTGGAAGAACGTAGCCGTGCTTTTGCCGCGTACCTACAAAACGATCTGAAACTACAAAAAGGCGATCGCGTCGCGCTAATGATGCCAAACCTGTTGCAATATCCAGTCGCACTATTTGGTGTGCTGCGTGCAGGTCTTATCGCTGTGAACGTGAATCCTCTTTACACGCCGCGTGAACTTGAGCATCAACTTAATGACTCAGGGGCTAAAGCGATTGTTATCGTTTCCAACTTTGCTAACACGTTAGAGCAAATCGTCGACAACACGCCAGTAAAACATGTTGTTCTAACGAGCTTAGGGCAAATGCTTCCACGTGCGAAAGGTACCATCGTAGACTTTGTGGTTAAGTACGTAAAAGGCATGGTACCGAAGTACGACTTGCCGGGTGCTATCTCCATGCGCAAAGCTCTGCACAAAGGTCGCCGCTTGCAATATGTGAAGCCATTTATGTCAGGTGACGATATTGCATTCTTGCAATATACCGGCGGCACAACAGGTGTGGCGAAGGGCGCAATTTTGACGCATCGCAACATGGTGGCGAATGTCATGCAGGCGAAAGGGGCTTATGGTCCAGTACTATCTGCGGGTCAAGAGTTGGTAGTAACCGCATTGCCGCTTTACCATGTGTTTGCTTTGACCGTGAACTGTTTACTGTTCATTGAAATGGGTGGGCGTAACCTACTAATTACTAACCCACGTGATATTCCAGGCTTTATCAAAGAGCTACAAAAGTATCCGTTTACAGCGGTGACTGGCGTTAACACGCTATTTAATGCCCTAGTGAACAACGAAGACTTCCATGAGCTTGACTTCAGTAAGATGAAACTGTCGGTTGGTGGTGGTATGGCTGTGCAACGTGGCGTGGCTGAAAAGTGGAAGAAAATCACGGGTATTCATCTACTAGAAGGCTACGGTTTAACCGAGTGTTCGCCATTGGTAACGGGCAACCCATACGACTTGGTTGATTACACGGGTGCGATTGGTTTGCCTGTACCTTCAACAGAAGTGCGTATCGTTGATGAAGAGGGTATGGCTCTGCCATACACTGAAGTTGGTGAGCTGCAAGTTCGTGGCCCTCAAGTCATGCAAGGTTACTGGCAGCGCAGCGAAGCGACCAAAGAAGTATTAACCGAAGATGGTTGGTTATCGACGGGCGATATCGTTAAGTTTGATGATGAAGGATTGATTCACATTGTCGATCGCAAAAAAGACATGATTTTGGTCTCAGGATTTAACGTGTATCCAAATGAGATTGAGGATGTGGTTTCGCTGCATGGTAAGGTGTTGGAAGCGGCAGCAATTGCTCAGGCACACGAAGTGTCGGGTGAGATTGTTAAGCTTTACGTGGTTAAGCGTGATCCAAGCCTGACTAAAGAAGAAGTGATTGCTCACTGTCGTCAGCATCTGACCGGTTATAAAGTGCCGAAATTGGTTGAGTTCAAAGAAGATCTACCAAAAACCAATGTTGGCAAAATCTTACGTCGAGTACTTCGTGAAGAGAACGATGTTAAGCTTGCAAAACTGGCTGAGGCAAATGCTGAGTAA
- the rnd gene encoding ribonuclease D, with the protein MNYQIITQSADLEAVCRQARAVDAVMLDTEFVRTRTYYPQLGLIQLFDGETLSLIDPLEIEDMTAFVELLKDTSVMKVLHACGEDLEVFFNSFECLPQPMVDTQIMAAFLGNGLSTGFAALVEANLGVALDKSESRTDWMARPLSQKQLDYAAADVYYLKPLYEKLLQQVEQAGWWSAAQQECELIAAKRIKTVDAENAYLDIKGAWQLKPRELAILKPLATWRYKEAIRRDLALNFVFKENDLLTIARLGLTNRHQMEQEGMDPRSLQRHSARIISLVKAAKNTPADQYPEKIVRLMDKPGYKQLFKVLKDEVKKASERSGLASEFLASKKQLNSVISWVWKRQRDTSKLPDVMQGWRLELLGQNLDKLIK; encoded by the coding sequence GTGAACTATCAGATTATTACTCAAAGCGCAGATTTAGAGGCTGTGTGTAGACAAGCACGAGCTGTAGATGCTGTGATGCTTGATACCGAATTTGTGCGTACGCGTACTTATTACCCGCAATTGGGACTTATCCAATTGTTTGATGGCGAAACGCTTTCATTGATCGACCCGTTAGAAATCGAAGATATGACAGCATTTGTTGAGCTACTGAAAGATACTTCGGTAATGAAGGTTCTGCATGCCTGTGGTGAGGACCTCGAGGTATTCTTCAATAGCTTTGAATGCTTACCTCAACCTATGGTCGATACTCAGATCATGGCGGCTTTCTTAGGTAACGGCTTGTCGACAGGATTTGCTGCCTTGGTGGAAGCGAATCTCGGTGTGGCACTAGATAAGAGTGAGTCGCGCACGGATTGGATGGCGCGTCCATTGTCGCAAAAACAGCTTGATTACGCTGCTGCTGACGTATACTACCTTAAGCCTCTGTATGAAAAACTGCTGCAACAAGTTGAGCAAGCAGGCTGGTGGAGTGCAGCTCAACAAGAGTGTGAACTGATTGCCGCCAAGCGTATCAAGACCGTGGATGCTGAGAATGCTTATTTAGATATCAAAGGTGCATGGCAGTTAAAGCCGCGAGAATTGGCTATATTGAAGCCGCTCGCGACGTGGCGCTATAAAGAGGCGATCCGTCGTGATTTAGCCCTTAACTTTGTTTTTAAAGAGAACGACCTTTTGACGATTGCACGCTTGGGTTTAACCAATCGTCATCAAATGGAACAAGAGGGGATGGATCCTCGCTCACTGCAACGTCATAGCGCACGGATTATTTCATTGGTGAAAGCAGCAAAAAACACACCTGCTGATCAATACCCAGAGAAAATAGTGCGTTTAATGGATAAGCCAGGCTACAAACAACTATTTAAAGTCCTCAAGGATGAAGTGAAGAAAGCGTCTGAACGTAGTGGCCTAGCCAGTGAGTTTCTTGCGTCGAAAAAGCAGCTTAATAGTGTGATTAGCTGGGTATGGAAACGTCAGCGCGACACCAGCAAACTGCCGGATGTGATGCAAGGTTGGCGTTTAGAGTTGCTAGGACAAAATTTAGATAAGTTGATTAAATAG
- a CDS encoding alpha/beta hydrolase yields MFKETRFQLLDVRIAAREIGFAQGNEPTVVYLHGWLDNAASFESVMIELKHLAPHWHQCAIDLAGHGLSSHKSGGNYYPFHDYIDDLYQFLANLSPNKLILVGHSLGALIASCYSAAFPEQVAALIQIEGNGPLAESSENSVERLRDGVKSRRRVRAKPQREFATVEQIIERRASVNNLTTEQIAPIVWRGSEATASGWRLRHDIKLQSDSLYRMSFAHAAHVRQHILCPQQIILANNGYAYLQQDSDKLANVVYIEGGHHCHLQHPALVAQHIFALVNKI; encoded by the coding sequence ATGTTTAAGGAAACCCGTTTTCAGCTGTTGGATGTTCGAATCGCAGCGCGCGAGATTGGCTTTGCGCAAGGAAATGAGCCGACGGTGGTCTATTTACATGGTTGGCTCGATAATGCGGCGAGTTTTGAGTCTGTCATGATAGAGCTTAAACACTTGGCTCCCCATTGGCATCAGTGCGCGATAGATTTAGCCGGACACGGTTTATCTAGTCACAAGTCTGGTGGCAATTATTACCCTTTCCACGATTATATTGACGACCTTTATCAGTTTTTGGCTAATCTTTCGCCAAACAAGTTGATTTTAGTGGGACATTCTCTTGGTGCTTTGATTGCAAGTTGTTATAGTGCCGCCTTTCCTGAGCAAGTTGCCGCCTTGATCCAAATTGAAGGTAATGGCCCGCTTGCGGAATCGAGTGAAAATAGCGTCGAAAGGTTGCGGGATGGAGTCAAGAGTCGCCGACGTGTACGCGCTAAGCCTCAACGTGAGTTTGCGACAGTTGAACAGATAATTGAACGCAGAGCTTCGGTAAATAATCTCACTACCGAGCAGATTGCTCCCATCGTTTGGCGAGGCAGCGAAGCAACAGCATCGGGCTGGCGATTAAGGCACGATATCAAGTTGCAGAGTGACTCTTTGTATCGAATGTCTTTTGCCCATGCGGCGCACGTTCGTCAGCATATCCTCTGTCCACAACAGATAATCTTGGCTAACAATGGCTATGCCTACTTGCAGCAAGATAGCGACAAGTTAGCTAACGTTGTCTACATTGAAGGTGGACATCACTGCCATTTGCAGCATCCTGCGCTAGTGGCGCAACATATTTTTGCTTTAGTTAACAAAATTTAA
- a CDS encoding DEAD/DEAH box helicase, whose protein sequence is MGFTSLALSAPILKAIKEQGYDTPSPIQAKAIPAVLEGKDVMAAAQTGTGKTAGFTLPILERLANGPRVKNNHIRALILTPTRELAAQVHENVHNYSRYLDLNSAVVFGGVKINPQMLKLTRGVDVLVATPGRLMDLYNQNAVKFDQLEVLVLDEADRMLDMGFIRDIRKILDLLPKERQNLLFSATFSDEIRDLAKGLVNNPVEISVNPANSTAKTIEQFIYPADKRKKAPMLVKLIKDGDWRQTLVFCRTKHGANRLAFYLNGEGITAAPIHGNKSQGARTKALADFKSGEVRVLVATDIAARGIDIPQLPQVVNFELPHVSEDYVHRIGRTGRAGEVGKAVSLVCSDEKAELFGIERLIQQVLPRLELEGYKAVNELPESVLDTRPIKPKKPKKPKKPKTEHADGQRSGEKARGHKPAGKNKRHFGDKPAEGKKPNSHGGKPKAKGQGKPTNKGGQASRTKPSDSGNDTRSRNGGKPNGQAARKPAQNRKPRPANGSRG, encoded by the coding sequence ATGGGTTTTACCTCACTCGCTCTTTCTGCTCCAATTCTTAAAGCCATTAAAGAACAAGGTTACGATACACCTTCGCCAATTCAAGCTAAGGCGATACCAGCCGTTCTTGAAGGCAAAGATGTGATGGCAGCAGCTCAGACTGGTACAGGTAAAACAGCGGGCTTTACGCTGCCGATTCTTGAGCGTTTGGCAAACGGCCCACGTGTAAAGAACAACCATATTCGAGCTCTTATCCTAACCCCTACTCGTGAGCTTGCCGCACAAGTACACGAAAACGTACACAACTATAGCCGCTATTTAGATCTCAACTCTGCAGTGGTATTTGGTGGGGTTAAGATTAACCCGCAAATGCTTAAGTTGACTCGTGGTGTGGATGTACTGGTGGCAACGCCGGGTCGTTTGATGGATCTTTACAACCAAAATGCGGTTAAGTTTGATCAACTTGAAGTGCTCGTGCTGGATGAAGCTGACCGTATGTTGGATATGGGCTTTATTCGCGACATTCGTAAAATTCTCGATTTATTGCCAAAAGAACGCCAAAATTTACTATTTTCGGCGACGTTCTCTGACGAAATTCGCGATCTAGCGAAAGGACTAGTCAATAACCCAGTTGAGATTTCAGTCAATCCGGCAAACTCAACAGCGAAAACCATCGAACAATTTATCTACCCAGCAGACAAACGCAAGAAAGCACCCATGCTGGTGAAGTTAATTAAAGACGGTGATTGGCGCCAAACCTTGGTGTTCTGCCGCACCAAACATGGAGCGAACCGCCTAGCGTTTTATCTAAATGGCGAAGGCATTACTGCGGCGCCTATCCATGGTAACAAAAGCCAAGGGGCGCGTACCAAGGCACTGGCTGATTTTAAATCTGGAGAAGTGCGAGTGCTAGTGGCTACCGATATCGCTGCGCGTGGTATTGATATCCCTCAGTTGCCACAAGTGGTTAACTTTGAGCTGCCTCATGTCTCAGAAGACTATGTTCACCGTATTGGTCGTACTGGTCGCGCAGGTGAAGTGGGTAAAGCGGTGTCACTGGTTTGCTCTGATGAGAAAGCAGAACTGTTTGGTATCGAGCGCTTGATTCAGCAGGTACTACCTCGTCTTGAGCTAGAGGGTTATAAGGCGGTCAATGAGTTACCTGAGTCTGTGCTTGATACACGCCCAATCAAGCCTAAGAAGCCGAAAAAACCGAAGAAGCCAAAGACAGAACATGCCGATGGTCAGCGTTCAGGTGAGAAAGCTCGCGGTCATAAACCGGCTGGCAAAAACAAGCGCCACTTTGGCGACAAGCCTGCTGAAGGTAAGAAACCAAATAGTCATGGCGGCAAGCCAAAAGCAAAAGGTCAGGGCAAACCGACCAATAAAGGCGGACAAGCTAGCCGCACTAAACCTTCAGACAGCGGCAATGACACTCGTTCACGCAATGGTGGAAAACCAAACGGGCAGGCAGCGCGTAAGCCAGCACAAAACCGCAAGCCTCGTCCTGCGAATGGCAGTCGCGGTTAA
- the tsaB gene encoding tRNA (adenosine(37)-N6)-threonylcarbamoyltransferase complex dimerization subunit type 1 TsaB produces the protein MSAKILALDTSTENCSVALLIGDQVYARSQVAPRDHTKLVLPMVDEVLKEAGVTLAQLDALAFGRGPGSFTGVRIGIGIAQGLAFGADLPMIGVSTLAAMAQGSFRLSGATHVATAIDARMNEVYWGRYSRQENGEWLAVDSECVIPPATLCEQVEADEHEWMMAGTGWEAYQDAMTGLALTRNSGDVLFPDAQDIVQIAKHMLAKGETVPVEESSPVYLRDNVAWKKLPGRE, from the coding sequence ATGAGCGCAAAGATTCTTGCCCTAGATACATCAACTGAAAACTGTTCAGTTGCCCTCCTTATTGGTGACCAAGTGTATGCACGTAGCCAAGTGGCGCCACGTGACCATACTAAATTGGTACTGCCAATGGTTGATGAGGTGCTAAAGGAAGCGGGTGTGACTCTCGCACAGCTTGATGCGCTCGCGTTTGGTCGTGGTCCAGGCAGTTTTACTGGTGTGCGCATTGGCATCGGCATTGCGCAAGGGTTAGCTTTTGGTGCTGATTTGCCAATGATTGGTGTGTCAACGCTGGCAGCAATGGCGCAAGGGAGTTTTCGTCTTAGTGGCGCGACACATGTCGCAACTGCTATCGATGCGCGCATGAACGAAGTTTACTGGGGACGTTACAGCCGTCAAGAGAATGGTGAATGGTTAGCGGTTGATAGCGAATGCGTTATCCCTCCAGCGACATTGTGTGAGCAAGTGGAAGCCGACGAGCATGAGTGGATGATGGCAGGAACAGGCTGGGAGGCGTATCAAGACGCGATGACTGGTTTGGCGTTAACTCGAAACAGTGGTGATGTACTCTTCCCAGATGCGCAAGACATTGTGCAAATCGCAAAACATATGCTGGCAAAAGGCGAAACCGTACCAGTGGAAGAGTCTAGCCCTGTTTACTTGCGTGACAATGTCGCGTGGAAGAAATTGCCGGGTCGCGAATAA
- a CDS encoding Slp family lipoprotein, which translates to MKDLRFVKLALCSVALLALSACSSLPEQLVSDNPNLISDYATWQQQSAVQNEVRMGGVIAEVENLADRTRIEVVNLPIDSVGKPDIGQEPNGRFVAYLQGFEDPVAFAPGRLITFLGESNGSENGKVGEFDATFPVMNARGYRLWRVEERIIINDPGSYVYPCRTIYCRDNYYNSRQGRVIKDVR; encoded by the coding sequence ATGAAAGATCTGCGATTTGTAAAATTAGCCCTATGCTCTGTTGCCTTGCTTGCCCTTAGTGCCTGTTCGTCGCTACCTGAGCAGTTGGTTTCTGACAATCCCAACCTAATTAGTGACTATGCCACTTGGCAACAACAATCTGCTGTGCAGAATGAAGTGCGTATGGGTGGGGTGATTGCTGAAGTGGAAAACCTTGCTGACCGAACCCGAATTGAGGTGGTGAACTTGCCGATCGATTCTGTTGGTAAGCCTGATATTGGACAAGAGCCAAATGGTCGATTTGTCGCTTACTTACAAGGTTTTGAAGATCCGGTTGCTTTTGCTCCTGGGCGTTTGATTACGTTCTTGGGTGAATCTAATGGCTCGGAAAACGGCAAAGTGGGCGAGTTTGACGCTACTTTCCCAGTGATGAATGCGCGCGGCTACCGTTTGTGGCGAGTTGAGGAACGCATCATCATCAATGATCCGGGCAGTTATGTTTATCCATGTCGTACCATTTATTGCCGTGACAACTACTATAACTCCCGCCAAGGACGAGTGATTAAAGACGTTCGATAA
- a CDS encoding chromosome partitioning protein ParA, whose amino-acid sequence MVSINGLPSSIPGSGKTQRVGKKNEVKKAQQKGDVAQPSKVANAVAHTIRHVQESDIHKAQIQYDLPEGRSRKALEEYMRVMNQAKRDELIQLLGVDIYI is encoded by the coding sequence ATGGTGTCAATTAATGGTTTACCTTCTTCGATTCCTGGCTCGGGTAAGACTCAACGAGTTGGGAAAAAGAATGAGGTAAAGAAAGCCCAACAGAAGGGCGATGTAGCTCAACCTTCGAAGGTGGCGAATGCCGTTGCCCATACTATTCGACATGTACAAGAATCTGACATTCACAAAGCGCAAATCCAGTACGATCTTCCAGAAGGTCGAAGCCGTAAAGCATTAGAAGAGTACATGCGGGTAATGAATCAAGCTAAGCGCGATGAACTGATTCAATTACTCGGTGTCGATATTTACATATAG
- a CDS encoding ATP-dependent DNA helicase, whose product MISKTFSQDGALGKAIPGFQPRQAQLDMAEAVRQAIKQQSQLVIEAGTGTGKTFAYLVPALLSGKKTIISTGSKNLQEQLFHRDLPLMTSALGFYGQVALLKGRANYLCIERLGRQMIESHGTHTDPTLLTQLVKVRSWASESKSGDLGECDAIAEDSPVIPTITSTNENCLGKDCPNYTDCFVLKARKKALDADVVVVNHHLFMADLAIKETGFGELIPEAEVFIFDEAHQIPDIASQYFGQSVSSRQIQELAKDIEIGYRTEAKDMRQLQKVADKLVQSAMDLRICLGEPGFRGNWREAINSPSIAREVERVREALDFAIEVLKIALGRSQLLDVAFERAHTIKGRIDRVCDVSITGYSYWFDTTPRHFSLHITPLSVADKFHEQIELKQGTWIFTSATLAVNEDFGHFTSRLGLKPSAQFSLPSPFDYQSQARLCVPRYLPEPNSAGLADKLVRMLVPVIEQNQGRCFFLCTSHSMMRELGERFREVLSVPVLMQGETSKQKTLAEFMELGNALLVATGAFWEGIDVRGDTLSCVIIDKLPFTAPDDPLLKARIEDCRLKGGDPFAQVQLPDAVITLKQGVGRLIRDKKDKGALIICDNRLVTREYGGVFLASLPAIPRTRDLGVIEDFLHQISVTNNQD is encoded by the coding sequence ATGATTTCAAAAACCTTCTCCCAAGATGGCGCTTTAGGCAAAGCCATTCCCGGTTTTCAGCCGCGTCAGGCGCAACTCGATATGGCAGAAGCGGTTCGTCAAGCTATCAAGCAGCAAAGCCAATTGGTGATTGAAGCGGGTACGGGAACCGGTAAGACATTTGCCTATCTTGTTCCTGCGCTGCTAAGTGGGAAAAAAACCATTATCAGTACCGGTTCTAAAAACCTTCAAGAACAGCTTTTTCATCGCGATCTCCCGTTAATGACGTCTGCGCTCGGCTTTTATGGTCAAGTGGCATTGCTCAAAGGGCGGGCGAACTATCTCTGTATTGAGCGCCTTGGTCGGCAGATGATTGAAAGTCATGGTACTCACACTGACCCCACCTTATTGACTCAATTGGTGAAAGTACGTTCGTGGGCATCAGAGAGCAAAAGTGGCGATTTAGGTGAGTGTGATGCGATAGCCGAAGATAGCCCAGTGATTCCGACGATTACCTCGACCAACGAGAATTGCTTGGGTAAAGATTGCCCTAACTACACCGATTGTTTCGTGCTTAAAGCGCGTAAAAAAGCATTGGATGCCGACGTGGTGGTGGTGAATCACCATCTGTTTATGGCAGATCTAGCGATTAAAGAGACGGGCTTTGGGGAGTTAATTCCTGAAGCTGAAGTGTTTATCTTTGATGAGGCACATCAGATCCCCGATATCGCGAGTCAGTATTTTGGTCAGTCGGTATCAAGCCGTCAGATCCAAGAGTTGGCGAAAGATATTGAGATTGGCTATCGCACTGAAGCGAAAGATATGCGTCAACTGCAAAAAGTGGCGGATAAGTTGGTGCAGTCGGCGATGGACTTACGCATTTGTTTAGGAGAGCCCGGATTTCGCGGTAACTGGCGTGAGGCAATTAACTCGCCATCGATTGCGAGAGAGGTTGAGCGCGTGCGTGAAGCTTTAGATTTCGCCATCGAAGTGCTCAAAATTGCCTTGGGCCGCAGTCAACTTCTGGATGTTGCATTTGAACGCGCACACACCATCAAAGGGCGGATTGATAGAGTATGCGATGTCTCGATAACTGGTTACTCCTACTGGTTTGATACTACGCCTCGCCACTTTAGCTTGCACATTACCCCATTGAGTGTGGCGGATAAGTTTCATGAGCAGATCGAGCTCAAGCAAGGCACATGGATATTTACCTCCGCAACCTTAGCGGTAAATGAAGACTTTGGTCACTTTACATCACGCTTAGGTTTAAAGCCTTCTGCGCAGTTTTCGCTTCCCAGTCCGTTTGACTATCAATCTCAAGCTCGGTTGTGCGTACCGCGCTACTTGCCAGAACCCAACAGCGCCGGTCTAGCAGACAAATTGGTGCGAATGCTTGTTCCGGTGATTGAGCAAAACCAAGGGCGCTGTTTCTTTCTTTGCACGTCGCACAGCATGATGCGTGAATTGGGCGAACGATTTAGAGAAGTGCTCTCGGTACCGGTGCTGATGCAAGGCGAGACCAGTAAACAAAAGACGTTAGCGGAGTTTATGGAGCTAGGAAATGCTTTGCTGGTGGCAACGGGCGCATTCTGGGAAGGGATTGATGTTAGAGGTGATACGCTGAGCTGTGTTATTATCGATAAATTACCGTTTACCGCGCCCGATGACCCGCTATTAAAAGCGCGCATTGAAGATTGTCGCTTAAAAGGTGGTGACCCATTTGCACAAGTTCAATTGCCAGATGCGGTTATTACGTTAAAGCAAGGGGTTGGGCGTTTAATCCGGGATAAGAAAGACAAGGGTGCACTGATCATTTGTGATAATCGATTAGTGACACGTGAGTATGGCGGTGTGTTTCTCGCGAGCTTACCGGCTATTCCTCGCACACGCGATTTAGGCGTGATAGAGGACTTTCTACACCAAATTTCAGTAACAAATAATCAAGATTAG
- a CDS encoding SulP family inorganic anion transporter → MFEFPQFSKHSVKNDVLSGLTVALALVPEAVAFAFVAGVDPMVGLYAAFIVGLVTSIFGGRPGMISGATGAMAVVMVSLVATHGVQYLFAAILLAGILQITAGLFKLGKFIRMVPHPVMIGFVNGLAIVIFLAQLGQFKAPDLSGALTWLPGDQMLLMLGLVALTMAIIHFLPKLTTAVPSSLVAIVTVTALVVGLDLETRTVVDFLRTMSGDEAATLAGTLPTFSIPEVPLTLETLQIILPYAIILAAIGLIESLLTLTVLDEMTNTRGQSNRECMGQGLANITCSVFGAMGGCAMIGQSMINVNSGGRGRLSGIVAAVMLLVFILFASSLIEMIPLAALVGVMFMVVIGTFEWATFKLARRVPKQDFFVIVLVTVVTVLTDLAVAVAVGVIASALMFAWEHAKHIYASSKINEDGSKEYQVHGPIFFGSAANFLELFNAQNDPNDVIVDFAHSRVTDHSAIEAIETLAERYAAVGKTLHLRHLSQDCRALLHKAGSLVEINVKEDPSYKVATDVLAG, encoded by the coding sequence ATGTTTGAATTTCCACAATTTTCCAAACACTCTGTCAAAAACGATGTGTTATCGGGCTTAACCGTTGCCCTAGCGTTAGTTCCTGAAGCGGTTGCGTTTGCTTTCGTTGCCGGCGTTGACCCAATGGTTGGTCTTTACGCGGCATTTATTGTCGGCCTCGTTACCTCTATTTTTGGTGGTCGCCCAGGCATGATTTCAGGTGCAACGGGTGCAATGGCCGTTGTGATGGTAAGCCTTGTCGCCACACACGGTGTACAGTACCTTTTTGCCGCGATCTTACTTGCAGGTATCTTACAAATCACTGCGGGCCTATTTAAGCTTGGTAAGTTTATCCGTATGGTGCCGCATCCAGTAATGATTGGCTTTGTAAACGGTTTAGCGATTGTTATCTTCCTTGCTCAGTTGGGGCAATTCAAAGCGCCGGATCTTAGCGGAGCTCTGACTTGGCTACCTGGCGATCAAATGCTGCTGATGCTTGGTCTTGTGGCGCTAACGATGGCAATTATCCATTTCTTGCCAAAGCTCACCACTGCCGTACCGTCATCACTCGTTGCGATTGTCACTGTTACCGCACTTGTGGTTGGTTTGGATCTTGAAACTCGTACCGTAGTTGACTTCCTACGCACTATGTCTGGTGATGAAGCTGCGACGCTGGCGGGCACACTACCAACCTTCTCTATTCCAGAAGTTCCATTAACGCTGGAGACACTTCAAATCATCCTACCTTATGCGATTATTCTTGCTGCGATTGGCTTAATTGAGTCGCTACTTACATTGACAGTATTGGATGAGATGACCAACACACGCGGTCAATCAAACCGTGAATGTATGGGTCAAGGTCTTGCGAACATCACTTGTTCAGTATTCGGTGCTATGGGTGGTTGTGCGATGATTGGTCAGTCAATGATTAACGTGAACTCAGGTGGTCGTGGTCGACTGTCGGGTATCGTTGCTGCAGTCATGCTTTTGGTATTTATCCTATTTGCTTCATCACTGATCGAGATGATCCCGCTTGCAGCACTGGTTGGCGTTATGTTTATGGTGGTTATTGGCACCTTTGAATGGGCAACATTCAAACTGGCTCGCCGTGTACCGAAACAAGACTTCTTCGTTATCGTACTAGTAACAGTAGTAACTGTACTGACTGACCTTGCAGTGGCGGTTGCCGTTGGTGTGATTGCTTCGGCACTAATGTTTGCATGGGAGCACGCAAAACATATCTACGCTTCAAGCAAAATCAACGAAGATGGTTCAAAAGAGTATCAAGTTCATGGCCCTATCTTCTTTGGTAGCGCGGCTAACTTCCTTGAACTGTTTAACGCGCAAAATGACCCGAATGATGTGATTGTTGACTTCGCCCATTCTCGCGTTACAGACCACTCTGCAATTGAAGCGATTGAGACATTGGCAGAGCGTTACGCTGCGGTTGGTAAAACACTGCACTTACGCCACCTAAGCCAAGATTGTCGCGCGCTATTGCACAAAGCGGGTAGCTTAGTTGAAATCAACGTAAAAGAAGACCCAAGCTATAAAGTCGCCACCGACGTTCTCGCTGGCTAA